TGTTAATTCTTTTTTAATCATAAAAATCACCTTCTTTATTAAAAACACACTCAAAAATGGCTACACCCATTATGTATAAAGGCTCGAGTGAAATGAAAGCTAATCCGTACGCTCCCTTCATATCGTAAATTCCGATCGACCCCGGGGGGATTTTAAAAATTATTTCACAGGCTCTACAAAATTTTTAAGAGTTCCAACTCTTTCATGAACCTCTTCATGGCATGGATTACAAAGATATTCTAAATTATCAGGATTATAGGCTATATCCCAATCTTTTTTATTCTTATCTGTTAGCCATACCTTATGATGTACTATCTTGCCTGGTACTATCTTCCCTTTTGCCTTGCACCTCTCACATAATCCATTAGCTCTCCCAATCACATAGCCTCTTACCTTCTCCCATTCTTTAGCTTTATATATATCATTGTGTCTTGCCATAATCTTTAT
This genomic interval from Clostridium kluyveri contains the following:
- a CDS encoding HNH endonuclease; translation: MARHNDIYKAKEWEKVRGYVIGRANGLCERCKAKGKIVPGKIVHHKVWLTDKNKKDWDIAYNPDNLEYLCNPCHEEVHERVGTLKNFVEPVK